A genomic window from Pecten maximus chromosome 6, xPecMax1.1, whole genome shotgun sequence includes:
- the LOC117329245 gene encoding cytochrome P450 2J6-like — translation MKEMTVLAISNIICSITFGNRFEYTDAKFKRLTSLFAENFRLNSVGGAVRSFPWVRYLPGDMFNIKKLTQNFTDIKDFVAEQIDEHRNTIEEDCQRDFIDAFLIQQQKHGEDDPIFDDMNLTASVLNLFVAGTDTTATVIRWAIIYLIHNKPIQDKLRQEIETVVGSSRVPSISDKSSMPYYEAFITEVFRMGNIAPLSVPHGANKDIRFRGMVIPKGSTLIPNLDSVMTDPELFENPDKFQPERFLGEDGKLNGKERDVMAFSLGRRVCLGESLARMELFLFLTSLLQRFELLPESTDNLPSFDATLGLARASKDYSCRAVKLK, via the exons ATGAAGGAGATGACAGTGTTAGCAATATCCAATATCATATGTAGTATTACTTTCGGAAATAGATTTGAGTACACTGATGCAAAGTTCAAGCGACTTACATCGCTTTTTGCTGAGAACTTCCGGTTAAATTCGGTAGGTGGAGCTGTGCGATCTTTCCCATGGGTAAGATACCTTCCTGGGGACATGTTCAATATTAAGAAATTGACTCAAAACTTCACCGACATCAAAGATTTTGTCGCTGAACAAATAGATGAACACCGAAACACAATTGAAGAAGATTGCCAGCGCGATTTCATCGATGCTTTTCTGATACAGCAACAGAAACATGGCGAGGACGACCCAATATTTGATG ACATGAACTTGACTGCTTCCGTTTTGAATCTTTTTGTTGCTGGTACTGACACAACAGCTACCGTGATCCGCTGGGCGATAATTTACCTCATTCATAACAAACCCATACAGGACAAACTTCGACAGGAGATAGAGACAGTGGTTGGATCCTCCAGGGTTCCGTCGATTTCCGACAAATCCAGCATGCCTTACTATGAAGCGTTTATAACAGAGGTTTTCCGTATGGGAAACATCGCTCCCCTCTCTGTGCCTCACGGAGCAAACAAGGACATCCGGTTCCGGGGCATGGTTATCCCGAAAGGGTCAACTCTTATACCAAATCTTGATTCCGTTATGACAGATCCGGAATTATTTGAGAATCCTGATAAATTTCAACCTGAGAGATTTCTAGGAGAGGATGGAAAACTCAACGGCAAGGAAAGAGATGTCATGGCTTTCTCGTTAG ggCGACGAGTTTGTCTCGGAGAATCTCTAGCGCGGATGGAATTATTTTTGTTCCTGACATCATTGCTGCAGAGGTTTGAGTTACTCCCTGAGAGCACAGACAATCTTCCATCATTCGATGCGACTTTGGGACTGGCACGAGCGTCAAAGGACTACAGCTGTCGCGCTGTTAAACTGAagtaa
- the LOC117329243 gene encoding cytochrome P450 2B5-like, with translation MDILDFSSLLTFNTVTLAIVVVLLILLVSQSLQWPANLPPGPTGYPVVGCIPLLRNRNILEVFRKFRAQYGDVFSLKIGPKLTVVINGTDALKEAFVKRGDEFSDRPSGFLPLAILQNRGIGGTSGEHWKHTRTFSLSTLRNLGFGRRSLESRIQEEITAYLDVIAKQDGKPYDMKEMTVLAISNIICSITFGNRFEYTDAKFKRLTSLFAENFRLNSVGSAMRSFPWVKYLPGDFFNVKKLVHNLNDINGFVAEQIDEHRNTLQGDDQRDFIDAFLIQQKKHDVGDPIFDDLNVIVSVMNLFIAGTDTTATTIRWAILYLIHNKPIQDKLRQEIVTVVGTSRLPSLADKPDMPYYEAFMTEVLRMGDIAPLSVPHGANKDIRFRGMVIPKGSTLLPNLDSVMTDPELFENPDKFQPERFLGKDGKLNGKERDVLAFSIGRRVCLGESLARMELFLFMTSLLQRFEFLPESKDKLPSFDATLGLARASMDYSCRAVKLK, from the exons ATggacatcttggatttcagcTCGCTTCTCACCTTTAACACTGTGACATTGGCCATTGTTGTAGTACTGTTAATCCTGTTGGTCAGCCAGTCACTACAATGGCCGGCCAATCTTCCACCTGGTCCAACAGGCTACCCTGTTGTAGGATGCATACCTTTGCTGCGAAACAGAAATATACTTGAGGTGTTTCGAAAATTTCGAGCACAATATGGCGACGTATTTAGCTTGAAGATTGGACCAAAACTCACTGTGGTCATCAACGGAACCGATGCGTTAAAGGAAGCTTTTGTTAAACGTGGGGATGAATTTTCTGACAGACCAAGTGGCTTTTTACCACTGGCCATTCTTCAAAACAGAG GTATTGGTGGAACTTCTGGTGAACATTGGAAACATACCAGAACATTTTCGTTGTCAACGCTACGGAATTTAGGATTCGGAAGAAGATCGTTGGAATCAAGGATCCAAGAGGAAATAACTGCTTATTTGGACGTCATTGCGAAACAAGACGGGAAACCCTACGATATGAAGGAGATGACAGTGTTAGCAATATCCAATATCATATGTAGTATTACTTTCGGAAATAGATTTGAGTACACTGATGCAAAGTTCAAGCGACTTACATCGCTTTTTGCTGAAAACTTCCGGTTAAATTCGGTCGGAAGTGCTATGAGATCTTTTCCATGGGTAAAATATCTTCCTGGAGATTTCTTCAACGTTAAGAAATTGGTTCATAACCTCAACGATATCAATGGCTTTGTCGCTGAACAAATAGACGAACACCGAAACACACTTCAAGGAGATGACCAGCGCGATTTCATTGATGCTTTTCTGATTCAACAAAAGAAACATGACGTGGGAGATCCGATATTTGATG ATTTGAATGTGATCGTTTCCGTGATGAACCTGTTTATTGCTGGGACCGACACAACAGCTACTACGATTCGCTGGGCGATACTTTATCTCATTCATAACAAACCTATCCAGGATAAACTGCGACAGGAGATAGTGACCGTCGTTGGCACTTCCAGACTTCCATCACTTGCCGACAAACCCGACATGCCTTACTACGAAGCCTTCATGACAGAGGTTCTCCGTATGGGCGACATCGCCCCCCTATCTGTGCCTCACGGAGCAAACAAAGATATCCGGTTCCGAGGGATGGTTATCCCTAAAGGGTCAACTCTTTTACCAAATCTTGATTCCGTTATGACTGATCCAGAATTGTTTGAGAATCCTGATAAATTTCAACCCGAGAGATTTCTAGGAAAAGACGGAAAACTAAATGGCAAGGAAAGAGATGTGTTGGCATTTTCGATAG GGCGACGAGTTTGTCTTGGGGAATCCTTGGCAAGGATGGAACTATTTCTGTTCATGACGTCGTTACTGCAGAGATTTGAGTTTCTCCCAGAGAGCAAAGACAAGCTTCCATCTTTCGATGCGACTTTGGGACTGGCACGAGCGTCAATGGACTACAGCTGTCGCGCTGTTAAACTGaagtaa